In a genomic window of Gigantopelta aegis isolate Gae_Host chromosome 9, Gae_host_genome, whole genome shotgun sequence:
- the LOC121380622 gene encoding glutaredoxin-related protein 5, mitochondrial-like, protein MNRLLARCLLSSYRSNCGRLLSATFSASAGTKDHINNLVKGKKIVIFMKGTPENPRCGFSKAVVQILNFHGVQEFDAYNVLEDEDLRQGIKEYSKWPTIPQVYMNGEFIGGCDILLDMHKNGELVEELKTVGIRSALLDHPNKQA, encoded by the exons ATGAATCGTTTGCTAGCACGTTGTTTGCTATCCAGTTATAGGTCCAACTGTGGCAGGCTGTTGTCTGCAACATTCTCTGCCTCCGCTGGCACGAAAGATCACATTAACAACTTGGTGAAAGGCAAGAAGATTGTCATTTTTATGAAGGGGACACCGGAGAATCCGCGATGCGGGTTCAGCAAGGCAGTGGTACAAATATTGAACTTTCACGGTGTGCAAGAGTTTGACGCTTACAACGTGTTAGAGGATGAAGATCTAAGACAAG GAATTAAAGAGTATAGTAAATGGCCAACCATACCACAGGTTTACATGAATGGGGAGTTCATTGGAGGatgtgatattttgttggacATGCATAAAAATGGAGAACTCGTGGAGGAATTGAAGACCGTTGGCATCAGATCGGCATTACTTGATCACCCCAACAAGCAAGCATAA